From the genome of Rhizobacter sp. AJA081-3:
CTGGCGCAGCCAGGCGTTCTGCGAATCCCAGGAGTGGTACATCGCCATCGGCCGCTGCGTCACCGCGGCGAGCGGGTAGCGCTCGCCGTCGGTGGCCTGCATCTCCAGCGGCGCCTGGTAGAAGGGCAGCGGGTCGAAGTGCCGCGCGACACGCTCGCGCAGGTGGGCGGGCGGCTGCTTGCCGGCGCGCTTGCCCTGCGCCGCGAGGCGGAACTTCTGCAGCACATCCGAGTACAGGTGGATCAGGATCGGATCGGCGTCGCGCCGCATGCGCACGCTCTTCGACCAGTTCATGTAGCCCTGGTTCCAGTTGCGCATGAACTGGTAGGCGGGCGGCAACTCGTGGTGGAAGACGCAGTTGTTCTGCGCGTACATCTCCCACTGGTTCGGGTTGGGCTCGCCGACGATGGACTTGCTGCCGTCGGCGCCGCGCCAGCCGGCGAGGAAGCCGATGCCCGAGCCCGGCGCGGTCTCGTAGTTGACGACGAAATCCGTGTAGCCCTTGAACTTGCGCGTGCCGTCGGCGGCGGTGAAGGCCGGCAGCTTCAGGCGCGAAGCGAGCTCGACGATCACTTCCTGAAAGGGCTTGCACTGGCCGAGTGGCTCGACCACCGGGATGCGCACCGCGTCCACCGGCCCGTCGAACTCCGAGATCGGCCGGTCGAGGATGGACATCACGTCGTGCCGCTCGAGGTAGGTGGTGTCGGGCAGCACCAGGTCGGCGAAGGCGGTGGTCTCGGACTGGAAGGCGTCGCACACCACCAGGAAGGGGATCTTGTAGCCGCCGTCGGCGTCCTTGTCGGTGAGCATGGTGCGCACCTGCGAGGTGTTCATGCTCGAGTTCCAGGCCATGTTGGCCATGAAGATCATCAGCGTGTCGATGCGGTAGGGGTCGCCGCGCCAGGCGTTGGTGATGACGCTGTGCATCAGCCCGTGCACCGACAGCGGGTGTTCCCACGAGAAGGCCTTGTCGATGCGCACCGGCCCGCCGTGCTCGTCGACGAACAGGTCGTTCGGGTCGGCCGGGAAGCCCAGCGGCATGCCTTCGAGCACGCTGTTCGGCTTGACGTCCTGCGGCCCCTTGGGCGGCTTGGCGATCGGCGGGATGGCGCGCGGGAACGGCGCCTTGTGGCGAAAGCCGCCGGGGCGGTCGATCGTGCCCAGCAGCGACATCAGGATGGCCAGCGCGCGCACCGTGTGGAAGCCGTTGCTGTGCGCGGCCAGGCCGCGCATCGCATGGAAGGCCACCGGGTTGCCGGTCACCGTCTGGTGCTCGACGCCCCAGGAGTCGGTCCAGGCGATCGGCAGGTGGATCTTGTGGTCGCGTGCGGTCACGCCCATCTCGTGGGCGAGGCGGTAGATCGTCTCGACCGGGATGCCGGTGATGCCGCTGGCCCATTCGGGCGTGTAGCCGGCCACGCGCTCGACCAGCAGCTGGAAGGCCGGCTTCACCGCCTTGCCATCGGGCATCAGGTACTCGCCGCGCAGGCGCGGGTCGGCGCCGGGCGTGTGGGTGGCCACGGCGCTGTCGGTGTGGCGGTCCCACCAGAACTTGTTGTGCGGGTAGTCGGGGTTGAGCACCTCGCCATCGGCGTCCATCGCGAACAGGCCGAACTCGCCGTCGCCGGGCATCTGGTTCACCAGCTGGCCGCCGTTGGTGTAGCGGGCGATGAACTCGCGGTCGTACAGGCCCTTGTCGATGATCACGTGGATCAGCGCGAGCAGCAGCGCGCCGTCGGTGCCGGGGCGCACCGGCACCCATTCGTCGGCGATCGCCGAGTAGCCGGTGCGGATCGGGTTGATCGACACGAAGCGCCCGCCGCCGCGCTTGAACTTCGAGATGGCGATCTTCAGCGGATTGCTGTGGTGGTCTTCCGCCGTGCCGATCATGATGAACAGCTTGGCGCGGTCGAGGTCGGGGCCGCCGAACTCCCAGAACGAGCCGCCGATCGTGTAGATCATGCCGGCGGCCATGTTCACCGAGCAGAAGCCGCCGTGCGCCGCGTAGTTGGGCGTGCCGAACTGCTTGGCGAACAGGCCGGTCAGCGCCTGCATCTGGTCGCGGCCGGTGAACAGCGCGAACTTCTTCGGGTCGGTGGCGCGCAGGTGTGCCAGCCGCTTCTCGAGCAGCGAAAAGGTCTCGTCCCAGGAGATCTCGTCGTAGACGCCGGCGCCACGCTCGGTGCCTTCACGGCGCAGCAGCGGCGCCGTCAGGCGCGCGGGCGAGACCTGCTTCATCGCGCCCGAGGCGCCCTTGGCGCAGATGACGCCCTGGTTCAGCGGGTGATCGGGGTTGCCGTCGATGTAGCGCACCTCGCCGTCACGAAGGTGAACGCGGATGCCGCAGCGGCAGGCGCACATGTAGCAGGTGGTCTTCTTGACCTCGAGGCTGCCGATGTCCTCGGACTGCGGGTTGGAAAGTCGCTGTTCGCTCGTCATGGGGGGCTCAGGCTGGGGAGGGCGCGGTGCGGCACAGCCTGAACGCGCGCACGGTGCAGCGGCGGCAGACCTCGGGGTCGAGCTTCGGGAAGATGCGGTCGACGACGTCGTCGCCGATGGCGAACAGCTGGGCGCGGCCGATGTCGTCGAGGCAGCCGGCGCGCTCCAGCGTGTCCACCACCTGCGGCTGCAGGCGATGGAAGTACAGGCCGCCGCCGAGCGCCTTGCGGCGGCGCGCCTCCTGCGCGAGCAGGTCGGCGCCGGCGCTGTCGACGAAGTTGATGCCCGGCGCGAGCAGCAGCAGATGCTTGCGCGCCGGCGCGTCGGCATCGACGGCGCGCAGGTTCCGCTGCACGTGATCGATGGCGCCGAAGTACAGCGGACCGTCGACGAACAGCATCTTCAGCTGCGGGCACTCGGGCTCGGCAGCGCGGTCGACGAAGTGGTAGGCGCCGACGCCGGGGGCCGGCTTCGCGTCGCGCAGGCTCGGCCGCGCCGTGCGCTCGAGGAACAGCACCAGCGACAGCAGCACGCCGGCGTAGATGGCGAACTCCAGCTGCATGAACAGCGTGGCCAGCAGCGTGACCACGAGCACGGCGAGCTCGGCGCGGCTGGTGCGAGCAATGGCCGCGATGTGGTGCCAGTCGACCAGGGACCACGCCACCAGCAGCAGGATCGCCGCCATCGAGGCGATCGGCAGGAAGCGCACCAGCGGCGCCAGCGCCACCAGCGTGAGCAGCAGCAGCCCAGCCGAGAACACCGCGGCCAGCGGCGTCACCGCGCCGGCCGTGTAGTTGACGCCGCTGCGCGTGAACGAGCCGCTGGAGACATAGCTCGAGGCGAAGCTGCCGCACAGGTTGGCCAGGCCCTGGCCGATGAACTCCTGGCTGCCGTCGATGCGCTGGCCCGACTTCAGCGCGATGGCGCGCGCGATGGCGATCGCCTCGGTGAGCGACAGCATGGTCAACGCGACGGCCACCGCGCCGAGTTCGCGCAGGCTCTGCGCCGACAAGTCCGGCATCGACAGCGGGGGCAGGCTGCGCGGAATGGCTCCGACCGTGGCGATGCCCAGGTCGGGCCCGAACATCGATTGCAGCGCGGCCGCAAACACGCTGCCCACCAGCATCGCGCTGATCATGTACGGCACCTGCGGCAGGTGGCGCCGCGTGACCAGGCCCGCGAGCAGCGATACGCCGCCGACGGCCAGCACCCACGGGTTGGTGTGGCCGAGCTCACGCGCGAATCCGGCGAGCGTCTCGACGAAGGACGAGGTGGCCGGCGTCTTCAGGCCGAACAGGTTCTTCAACTGACTGGCCGCGATCAGCACCGCCGCGCCGGCGGTGAAGCCGATCACCACGGTGTGCGAGATGAAGTTGACAATGAAGCCCAGCCGCGCCAGCCCCATGGCCAGCATCAGCACGCCGGTCATGAAGCTCAACGTCACCACGTGCTGGATGTAGGCCGCGCTGCCCGGCTCGGCGATCGGGCTGATGGTGGCGAAGATGACCAGCGACAGCGCCGCGGTCGGCCCCGACACCAGGTGCATCGACGAGCCGAACAGAGCCGCCACGATCACCGGCACGATCGCCGTGTACAGGCCGTACTGCGGCGGCAGCCCGGCGATGCTGGCATAGGCCACCGCCTGCGGCACGAGGATGATCGCGCCCGTCAGGCCGGCCAGCGCATCCGCGCGCAGGCTGCGTGCATCGACCTGCGGCCACCAGCGCAGCATCGGCAGGACTCTCGCTAGCCGACCCTCGGGTGTTGCCATGTTCCTCTTGCGGCGTTCGGTACCCGCTGCCGGTTTGCAAGCTTGATGCCACGCGCCCCTTGCGCAGGCCGCTCACTCGCAGCGCGCAGGCGGGCTCGCGCAGCGCCTTGCGCAGCGGTTTCGATCGGAAACGAAGGTTGGTTTCGGATCGAAACGCGACCCGATGCGAAACGTCGAGACAAACCCTAGGAAAGTGGCCCCGCGAGGCCCTCGAAGGCCTTCAATCGCCTCGATTCGCCGTGTTTGCGGTGTGGGCACGAAGCATGCAAAGACAGGCCTGCCCATCGACCCACGGAGACAGGCCATGTCGCGCAATTCGAACGAGTGGAAAGAGCGCCCGCAGTTCCCGCAGACGCACTACGTCAGCACCGAGATCTACACCAGCGAACAGATCTTCCGCGAGGAGCAGGCGAAGGTGTTCGGCAAGGTCTGGATCATCGCGTGCCACGAGTCGGAGCTGGTCAACCCGTACGACTTCCGCACCTTCAACCACCCCAGCGGCGCGCCGCTGATCGTGATCCGCGGCGAAGACAACACGGTGCGCAGCTTCTACAACATCTGCCCGCACCGCGGCAACACGCTGCTGTACGACCCGGTGGGCAATGCCAAGCGCATCACCTGCATCTTCCATGCGTGGTCGTTCAACGCGAAGGGCGACTGCATCGACATCTCGCGCGCCAAGCAGGGCTACCAGGACCGCTACGAGTGCAAGGACGCCGGCCTGCGCGAGGTGAAGACCTCGATCGGCTACGGCGGCTTCGTGTGGGTCAACGTCGACGACGACTGCTGCTCGCTGCAGGAGTACATCGGCGACGCGATGGGCCTGCTCGACGAGAACCTGAACATGCCGCTCGAGGTCTTCCATTACCACAAGGCCGTGGTCGACACGAACTACAAGCTGTGGCACGACACGAACAGCGAGTTCTATCACGACTACATGCACTACTTCAATCGAATCACCGGGATGATC
Proteins encoded in this window:
- a CDS encoding molybdopterin oxidoreductase family protein translates to MTSEQRLSNPQSEDIGSLEVKKTTCYMCACRCGIRVHLRDGEVRYIDGNPDHPLNQGVICAKGASGAMKQVSPARLTAPLLRREGTERGAGVYDEISWDETFSLLEKRLAHLRATDPKKFALFTGRDQMQALTGLFAKQFGTPNYAAHGGFCSVNMAAGMIYTIGGSFWEFGGPDLDRAKLFIMIGTAEDHHSNPLKIAISKFKRGGGRFVSINPIRTGYSAIADEWVPVRPGTDGALLLALIHVIIDKGLYDREFIARYTNGGQLVNQMPGDGEFGLFAMDADGEVLNPDYPHNKFWWDRHTDSAVATHTPGADPRLRGEYLMPDGKAVKPAFQLLVERVAGYTPEWASGITGIPVETIYRLAHEMGVTARDHKIHLPIAWTDSWGVEHQTVTGNPVAFHAMRGLAAHSNGFHTVRALAILMSLLGTIDRPGGFRHKAPFPRAIPPIAKPPKGPQDVKPNSVLEGMPLGFPADPNDLFVDEHGGPVRIDKAFSWEHPLSVHGLMHSVITNAWRGDPYRIDTLMIFMANMAWNSSMNTSQVRTMLTDKDADGGYKIPFLVVCDAFQSETTAFADLVLPDTTYLERHDVMSILDRPISEFDGPVDAVRIPVVEPLGQCKPFQEVIVELASRLKLPAFTAADGTRKFKGYTDFVVNYETAPGSGIGFLAGWRGADGSKSIVGEPNPNQWEMYAQNNCVFHHELPPAYQFMRNWNQGYMNWSKSVRMRRDADPILIHLYSDVLQKFRLAAQGKRAGKQPPAHLRERVARHFDPLPFYQAPLEMQATDGERYPLAAVTQRPMAMYHSWDSQNAWLRQIHSHNYLFVNPLAARAQGIADGDWIWVESTWGQVRCMCRFSEAVEPGTVWTWNAIGKAAGAWQLGAAADEAKKGFLLNHLISEVLPQAGGAAPLSNSDPITGQAGWYDVRVRIRKAGADEPAETSPQFAPMTPVPGMGPARRLWQAYFAGRKQPSEGGA
- a CDS encoding SulP family inorganic anion transporter, producing MLRWWPQVDARSLRADALAGLTGAIILVPQAVAYASIAGLPPQYGLYTAIVPVIVAALFGSSMHLVSGPTAALSLVIFATISPIAEPGSAAYIQHVVTLSFMTGVLMLAMGLARLGFIVNFISHTVVIGFTAGAAVLIAASQLKNLFGLKTPATSSFVETLAGFARELGHTNPWVLAVGGVSLLAGLVTRRHLPQVPYMISAMLVGSVFAAALQSMFGPDLGIATVGAIPRSLPPLSMPDLSAQSLRELGAVAVALTMLSLTEAIAIARAIALKSGQRIDGSQEFIGQGLANLCGSFASSYVSSGSFTRSGVNYTAGAVTPLAAVFSAGLLLLTLVALAPLVRFLPIASMAAILLLVAWSLVDWHHIAAIARTSRAELAVLVVTLLATLFMQLEFAIYAGVLLSLVLFLERTARPSLRDAKPAPGVGAYHFVDRAAEPECPQLKMLFVDGPLYFGAIDHVQRNLRAVDADAPARKHLLLLAPGINFVDSAGADLLAQEARRRKALGGGLYFHRLQPQVVDTLERAGCLDDIGRAQLFAIGDDVVDRIFPKLDPEVCRRCTVRAFRLCRTAPSPA
- a CDS encoding aromatic ring-hydroxylating dioxygenase subunit alpha, giving the protein MSRNSNEWKERPQFPQTHYVSTEIYTSEQIFREEQAKVFGKVWIIACHESELVNPYDFRTFNHPSGAPLIVIRGEDNTVRSFYNICPHRGNTLLYDPVGNAKRITCIFHAWSFNAKGDCIDISRAKQGYQDRYECKDAGLREVKTSIGYGGFVWVNVDDDCCSLQEYIGDAMGLLDENLNMPLEVFHYHKAVVDTNYKLWHDTNSEFYHDYMHYFNRITGMIQPGYFDRKYTGYPNGHASVGSMSIKYDAYEGSQARGVGWPGLAPGGWVLIDIFPGMTFNLRTSVLRMDTAIPLGPNKLLIEFRGLGLKSDTPEQRAERIRDHNTIWGPFGRNLHEDLLGVKGQGQAMREGTDSQWVIHGREENMTIHDEGGMRHFYAEWSRRMGRPASEPLPSTASTQAA